Proteins encoded together in one Benincasa hispida cultivar B227 chromosome 1, ASM972705v1, whole genome shotgun sequence window:
- the LOC120070327 gene encoding protein tas-like produces the protein MAVPLFNLAPNLMVSRLCFGTMTFGEQNSLFQSFSLLDQAFDAGINFFDSAEMYPVPQRSETQGRSEEYLGHWIRSRKISRDRIVLATKVAGPSGQMTWIRGGPKCLDTKNITEAIDASLKRMQTDFIDIYQIHWPDRYVPMFGETEYNPSWQYCSVSIKEQLFALSKAADAGKIRYIGLSNETPYGVMKFAHIGERYPHFPKLVSLQNSYSLLCRTFDSGLAECCHHERISLLAYSPLAMGILSGKYFSPEGGPADARLNLFRGKYLEGESRYNLTNNVIKTATMEYVKVAKTYGLHPVSLAIAFVLRHPLVASVVFGVTKSWQLLDILNAVKVELTPEIISEIDEIHSRFPNPCP, from the exons ATGGCGGTTCCTCTCTTCAATCTTGCTCCGAATCTCATGGTTTCAAGGCTCTGCTTCG GTACCATGACGTTCGGCGAGCAGAACTCGCTGTTTCAGTCATTTAGCCTCCTCGACCAAGCTTTCGATGCGGGCATCAACTTCTTCGATTCTGCAGAAAT GTATCCAGTGCCTCAACGTTCTGAGACTCAGGGCCGGAGCGAGGAGTACCTTGGCCATTGGATCAGAAGCCGAAAAATTTCTCGGGATCGTATAGTTTTAGCTACAAAG GTTGCCGGACCATCTGGGCAAATGACTTGGATACGAGGCGGACCGAAGTGTTTGGATACTAAAAATATTACAGAAGCAATTGATGCTAG CTTAAAGAGAATGCAAACGGATTTCATCGATATTTACCAGATTCATTGGCCTGATCG GTATGTTCCAATGTTTGGAGAAACTGAATATAATCCATCCTGGCAGTATTGTTCAGTTTCTATAAAAGAGCAACTTTTTGCGCTCAGCAAGGCTGCTGATGCTGGTAAG ATCAGGTACATTGGCCTCAGCAACGAAACACCTTATGGTGTTATGAAATTTGCACATATTGGTGAAAGATATCCCCACTTTCCGAAACTTGTATCATTGCAG AACTCGTACAGTTTGCTTTGTCGAACTTTTGATTCTGGCCTAGCTGAATGTTGTCATCATGAGAG AATCAGCTTATTAGCATACAGTCCCCTGGCAATGGGCATACTTTCTGGGAAGTACTTTTCTCCTGAAGGTGGTCCTGCAGATGCTCGACTTAATCTTTTCAGAG GAAAGTATTTAGAAGGGGAATCTAGATACAACCTAACCAATAACGTCATCAAAACAGCTACCATG GAATATGTTAAGGTTGCTAAGACATATGGCCTTCATCCAGTCTCTCTGGCAATTG CATTTGTTCTCAGGCATCCCCTTGtagcaagtgttgtttttggaGTTACCAAGTCATGGCAACTCTTGGATATTCTAAATGCTGTTAAGGTTGAGCTCACACCTGAAATAATTTCTGAAATAGACGAAATTCATTCGAGGTTTCCCAATCCATGTCCCTGA
- the LOC120074462 gene encoding DEAD-box ATP-dependent RNA helicase 21 — MKRNPGVENLSGSSSSKPLHAVVDNKPVFLTKAQREQLALQRRQDEISLQRRRQDQLLLSNSQNPSFDSVDNHKSSDYDRRDRDRGRDRERDRDRTRDRERDRDRDLERRNREKEREEEAKARERTRLEKLAERERDKELDAIKEQYLGSKKPKKRVIKPSEKFRFSFDWENTEDTSRDMNLLYQNPHEAQLLFGRGFRAGMDRREQKKLAAKNEKEMREEIRKKDGVEEKPEEAAAQKLKEKAADLYDSFDMRVDRHWSEKKLEEMTERDWRIFREDFNISYKGSKIPRPMRSWTESKLTTELLKAVERAGYKTPSPIQMAAIPLGLQQRDVIGIAETGSGKTAAFVLPMLAYITRLPPINEENEAEGPYAVVMAPTRELAQQIEDETVKFSHYLGIKVVSIVGGQSIEEQGFKIRQGCEVVIATPGRLLDCLERRYAVLNQCNYVVLDEADRMIDMGFEPQVMGVLDAMPSSNLKPENEDEELDEKKIYRTTYMFSATMPPAVERLARKYLRNPVVVTIGTAGKATDLISQHVIMMKESEKFYRLQNLLDNLGDKTAIVFVNTKKNADTVAKNLDKAGYRVTTLHGGKSQEQREISLEGFRTKRYNVLVATDVAGRGIDIPDVAHVINYDMPSNIEMYTHRIGRTGRAGKTGVATTFLTLQDSEVFYDLKQMLIQSNSPVPPELARHEASKFKPGSIPDRPPRRNETLFAH, encoded by the coding sequence ATGAAACGAAATCCTGGTGTCGAGAACTTGTCTGGTTCTTCATCTTCTAAGCCCTTACATGCTGTCGTTGATAACAAACCAGTCTTCTTAACTAAAGCCCAACGCGAGCAATTAGCTCTTCAACGACGCCAAGATGAAATCTCTCTTCAAAGACGCCGCCAAGACCAACTTCTCCTATCTAATTCTCAGAATCCTTCATTTGATTCTGTCGATAACCACAAATCTTCTGATTATGACCGTCGCGATCGTGATAGAGGACGAGACCGAGAAAGAGATCGAGACAGGACCCGTGATCGGGAAAGAGATCGTGATCGGGATTTGGAGCGTCGGAATCGCGAGAAGGAGCGCGAGGAAGAGGCCAAAGCTCGAGAGCGTACCCGCTTAGAGAAGCTTGCAGAGCGGGAGCGTGACAAGGAGTTAGATGCAATTAAAGAACAATATCTTGGCTCTAAGAAACCTAAGAAACGTGTTATTAAACCTAGTGAGAAATTTCGCTTCTCATTTGATTGGGAAAACACTGAAGATACTTCTCGGGACATGAATTTGCTATACCAAAATCCTCACGAGGCCCAACTTTTGTTTGGACGAGGGTTTCGCGCTGGCATGGACAGACGAGAGCAAAAGAAGCTTGCAGCTAAGAATGAGAAGGAGATGAGGGAGGAGATACGAAAGAAAGACGGTGTGGAGGAAAAACCAGAGGAGGCTGCAGCTCAAAAACTCAAGGAAAAAGCTGCTGATTTGTATGACTCATTTGATATGAGAGTCGATCGGCACTGGAGTGAAAAGAAGCTAGAGGAAATGACTGAGAGGGATTGGAGAATTTTTAGGGAGGACTTCAATATATCCTATAAGGGTTCCAAGATCCCTCGCCCCATGAGGAGTTGGACGGAGAGTAAGTTGACGACGGAACTTCTTAAGGCAGTAGAAAGGGCCGGTTATAAGACGCCCTCCCCCATTCAGATGGCTGCCATTCCATTGGGTTTACAACAACGTGATGTTATTGGGATTGCCGAGACTGGTTCTGGTAAGACTGCTGCCTTTGTTCTTCCCATGCTAGCTTATATTACAAGGTTGCCTCCCATCAACGAAGAGAATGAGGCAGAAGGGCCTTATGCGGTAGTGATGGCTCCCACTCGTGAACTTGCTCAACAGATTGAGGATGAAACTGTAAAGTTTTCTCACTATTTGGGTATTAAGGTGGTTTCAATTGTTGGAGGTCAATCTATTGAGGAGCAAGGATTTAAGATCAGGCAGGGTTGTGAGGTTGTCATTGCCACCCCGGGTCGTTTGCTGGATTGTTTGGAGAGGCGTTATGCAGTACTTAATCAATGTAATTATGTTGTTCTAGATGAGGCTGATAGGATGATAGATATGGGTTTCGAGCCTCAAGTTATGGGGGTTTTAGATGCAATGCCTTCAAGCAATCTTAAACCTGAAAATGAGGATGAGGAGCTTGATGAGAAGAAAATATATCgaactacatacatgtttagtGCTACCATGCCACCTGCTGTGGAGAGGCTCGCtagaaaatatttaagaaaTCCTGTTGTTGTTACTATTGGAACTGCTGGAAAGGCAACTGACTTAATATCTCAACATGTTATTATGATGAAGGAATCAGAGAAATTTTATAGATTGCAGAATTTGCTCGATAACCTGGGTGACAAAACAGCTATTGTTTTTGTTAACACCAAGAAGAATGCTGATACCGTTGCCAAAAATTTGGACAAGGCAGGGTATCGTGTTACAACTTTGCATGGTGGGAAGTCACAAGAACAGAGGGAAATTAGTCTTGAAGGGTTTAGAACTAAGAGATATAATGTTCTCGTTGCCACAGATGTTGCTGGTCGTGGAATAGATATTCCTGATGTTGCTCATGTCATAAATTACGATATGCCTAGTAACATTGAAATGTATACACATCGTATTGGACGTACTGGACGTGCAGGTAAAACAGGTGTGGCCACAACATTTTTGACTTTACAGGATTCTGAAGTCTTTTATGATCTCAAGCAAATGCTTATCCAAAGCAATAGTCCTGTGCCTCCTGAATTGGCAAGGCATGAAGCGTCTAAGTTCAAGCCTGGTAGTATTCCTGATAGACCTCCTCGGCGTAATGAAACTCTTTTTGCACATTGA